In the genome of Parasteatoda tepidariorum isolate YZ-2023 chromosome 10, CAS_Ptep_4.0, whole genome shotgun sequence, the window GACTGTTCTGGTTACCCAGAACCAGCCCTAGTTGGCTCTCACTGATTTATTAGATATGACATTACTCAAAAAGATAAGATGACTAGGTACATAATACATGATCTAGTACATGGCGTGAAACATGATGATAGATGACTAGGTACTAAAATCATGGCTAGTCACATAGTCTAGTATTAAGATGGCACAAACATTCATATAGAAGAAATAACAATGGCAATATATATGCACAGCGGTGGATCCACCTTCTCTGCGGTTGTCCGCAGCTTCTGGTGGGTTGCTTCCCGGTTACAACAATCTGATTTATATGACAGGTAAtaaaatggagagaaaaaaaagcagtggtgggcaaaataaattttaacaaattaactaGAGCAAGAATTATACACTAATATACTAGTTTTTCTACCTCAAGAAAAATTCTGATCATAAAGAAAAGCACCCCAATTTaactttggaaattttttttttagttgctgATTTCTACAAGTTACTGATTACTCTATTCCCAAAACTGTATTGGTTAAATCTGTGTATGAATTCTTCAGCAAAAATGTACAACTATACTGCgttgaaagttaataaaaaaaaattttaaatctcaattGAGAAAGCCCTTTGTATATAAGTGCGCACCAAATTGATGCTAAGCTAAGCTCCCAGCTCAAATGCATATCAACATGATATAAGCATGGTTCCCCACTATTATTCTCATTTATACTTGGTTTGCTaggtacaaatttttaataattacagcagaaaataatttttaaatgagaaatgtTAATTTGAGAATAAACAAATCTGGCCAAAAatgattgttatttaataatttcgtttaatttaaggaaaagtgCTTGTGTAACTAGTTGCGATAagaaatatcagtttttaataGGTAATAAATCTGTAGCTATACCGGGGTTTGCATCAACTTTTGGAGGAGAACGTTTATGTCCGAATGTGTAGCTTGGGTGGTTCATATCTTGCTGATCCTTATAGGCCGAATCTGTTTCGTAATAACCAGCagctgaaatatttgaaaacatatttttcataagacTCACTGTCAATATtagcaatatttcaaattaaactttgcaTTTAATAAACTGACGATTCTCAATTACCATTGTAATTCATCtcataattactaatttaactgttaaaatttcatagtgttaatattatttagtaatattttagtttcatgtcAGCACACTAGCCTGAATTTGAGCGattagaaatactttaaaaaactttgttttgtttatcatGTGGcaattattctttgaaaatatcGTAATCCTAtagcataatttcaaaattgttttggtATATAAAAGTTTGGAAGAAGTTATTACCTTCCTTTCCTCAATTTGGTTGATCCAAATTTTGCATGGGTAAAAAGATAACATTTCTAAAATCTGAAAGCATGATCTCTCAAACTGAGCCAAGAGATTTGTAAAAGTGTCCAAAACATTTGTTGCTAAACGAAAGTTATTTTCAGAGAGTTAGTATAGAGTTAGAGTTGAGTTAGTATATGGTTAGAGTAGAACTAGTATAGAGTTAGTatgtttccataattttgtccaatccctgaatatactgtaaatctAATATAATTGTACTGTAACACAAATGCATCTATTCTAACATGTAGTAATATTTTGTGTTCTTTCATTAGACGTTTTGATTACCCGGTGCGTCTTCCATCATGTGATGCTTCTCTCCAAATGAATAACTGTAACTGGCCTTTGAACTTTCCACTTTCTTTAAGGCTTGATCAGGGTCATAGTATCCAGGTGCTATAaacacattattaaatttaaaaacaaaaatattgagatGTGAAAGTGTGCACAACTAATGGATTTTAAAAGTACTCTAAAAAGTGAATGACATAAAGTGATACACAAGTGATATTAGTAAGTGATTAATTCGAGTCAGGGAGAATATTAGTGAGtatcataataagaaaaaaaacaaagtttctgCACACACAATCCAAAAGTATCTGAAAGctcagaatattttttgataatagaataatttattaaatatgcaaaatcagttaacaatttaatatttttatttattcttgacaATATATATATGCCACTGGACGGAATAGTTTGGATGTATGACCTTTTATACTGGAttagttaaatacatttttaagtaatttcttaataatttgtagcctcttaaaataacttcaaatattttaactgtccagtataataaacagtttaatactttaattatttattactatttttttgtaagaagtGAACGGGCTCTGGTGTATAAACAACCACCCCAGATGAATCCAGGTGATAGgtgtagattttaaaattatgtaaggaTGTATGAATGAAGGATAAAGTCTATAAACAACCCTCTATCCATATGTGCAAGCTCTGACTTTTAAATGAGTTACCCTATGAATGATGGGatggaaatgaatgaatgattcttaccttttttttaagtctgttaattaaattacaacgtttaccattttttttattgtaataaatttaattacattttcttcttattttgtgtttgattaaattaatttccgaatatttttttaatagtttttttcatagatggcagcactaataTGTTACttgcttaaaaaactttttctttttctcgaccaaatatattttttaaattttattttattcgattcaaGCTATAAACACAACTTTAAAGATTTTACCTCTTTGCGAATTTTGTtaactgtttaattattttactttaaaacctAAACCGCATTTTGCTACACGCCGGTAAGTTactgctttcttttatttcatgctctttttcaacaataattttttggcGATATTGacacatataaagaataattcttatcctaggataattattctttattcagaaatattgcattaaattatacCAATAGATGAGTCTTGAAGACTATTGGTTATTCccatttatagtttttctttatattattatattttattttatt includes:
- the LOC107440113 gene encoding uncharacterized protein isoform X2 → MSGQSDPEKTVHYSSPNYSPGPRPNKNSKPDNNPAPGYYDPDQALKKVESSKASYSYSFGEKHHMMEDAPAAGYYETDSAYKDQQDMNHPSYTFGHKRSPPKVDANPAPGYYDPDQALKNVEGSKPRYSFAEKHHMMDDTHCNQNV